The Burkholderia sp. PAMC 26561 genome includes the window GTGCCGTTCCTCGTGGAAGACGAACTCAAGGCGAAGGGCGGCGTATATTCGAAGTCCGATGACTGGGCGCCCTACGTCGTCAGCGACGGGTTGCTGATCACGGGACAAAACCCCGCTTCATCGGCGCCGGCTGCGGCTCTTCTGCTCAAGCACCCCGCGCTCGCCGCGAAGTGAAAAAAGCCGCGCGAAGTGGGAGGCGCGCGGCGACAAACGATGCTCGAATTCTTCGGGTTCATCGCATGGAAAAAGCTATTGCTCTTCTTCCCGCTGAAAAACCGCGCGGTTCGCAGTCACGTAATCGCTCACTGACATTGGCTTCCTGCCGGTGATTCGTTCGACATTGTCGTTCGTGCCTGCGAACTCGCCCGCCTGATAAGCCCGATACACTGAAACGATGTGCTGAATGAAATGCGCTGACAGGCCGAGCTGTGTGAGCCGTGCTTCGAACGACTCGAAGCTCTCGTCCTCGTAACGGATCGGTCGGCCGAGCGCTTTGCCCACCGCCTGCGCCAACGCCTCGTGATTCATTTCTTCAGCACCGAACAGCGGATAGGTTTTGCCCGCATGAGGCGCGGGATCCAGAAGGATACTGGCGATCACGCGACCCTGGTCGGCAGCGGCGATCGGCGCGTGCCGGCCGGTGCCTGCGGGCACACGAAGCAAGTCGTGGTTGGCAATAAGCGGCAACTGGAAACCGTACGTCAGCCATTCCATGAAGAACGTCGGACGCAGATGCGTTGTCGGAACACCGGCCCAATCGAACACGCGCTCGCCATACCAGTGGGCGAGCGCAGCCTGGCTGCGCGCGTCGTCCTTGGCCGAGATTTGCGACATATTGACGATCGACTGAACGCCCGCAAGCTTTGCCGCATGCGCGAAATAGGCTGTCGCATCGATGAGCCGCGCTTGCATGACCGGGTACACGAAATACGCGCCAGCGACACCCTGCAGCGCCGCGTGCACAGCATGACTGTCCAGCAGGTCGCCCATGACGACCTCGACGTTTCTCTCGCGCAACGCGGACGCACGCTCGTCTTCGCGGTGCACGAGCGCCCGCACGCGAGCGCCCTTCGACAGCAACTCCGCAATGGCGGCGCTGCCCGTGTCTCCAGTGGCGCCTGTGACAAGGTATAGATCAGGGTTCATCTCATACTCCAATAGAAGAGCTCATCGGCAGGAATGTCCACGCGCCGAGACCGAAGCGATCGGTAGTTCGGACGAGTGCCGGCCTGTTCGCTATGCGGGACCCGCTC containing:
- a CDS encoding NmrA family NAD(P)-binding protein; the encoded protein is MNPDLYLVTGATGDTGSAAIAELLSKGARVRALVHREDERASALRERNVEVVMGDLLDSHAVHAALQGVAGAYFVYPVMQARLIDATAYFAHAAKLAGVQSIVNMSQISAKDDARSQAALAHWYGERVFDWAGVPTTHLRPTFFMEWLTYGFQLPLIANHDLLRVPAGTGRHAPIAAADQGRVIASILLDPAPHAGKTYPLFGAEEMNHEALAQAVGKALGRPIRYEDESFESFEARLTQLGLSAHFIQHIVSVYRAYQAGEFAGTNDNVERITGRKPMSVSDYVTANRAVFQREEEQ